GCCAAGAGGCTATTGCTCACTCTAAAAAAATTGGAATCGTTTAAATTACGCTCGATAGAGCAAAGGAAAGAATTGGCTTTGCATCTTTTCCCCTTTCCTGACCGGAGGTACCCCGGCTAGTAATTCCTCGTCAGTATCTGACTGGGTGCCGTCGGCGAATACGTTCAGCACAAACGCTCGCCGAGATCTTTCCGAATGGTTAGCGTAGGAGCCATGTACTGTCAGTGGATGGTGGAACGAGCCATGACCTCGCTTCATCTCTATCGGCACTGGCTTAAATTCACCTTTCTGTTCTTCCGTGAGGTAATCCATCAAGCCCTCCATATCTCCGGCCAGCTCGGGTTTATCTAGTAGGCCCCAGCGATGACTACCCGGCACATAATATAAGCAACCGTTTTCAGTAGAAGCATCGTCCAGCCCTACCCAGCAGGTGAGATGTTGCATCGGAATGGTGCGGGTCCAGTAGGAATAATCCTGGTGCCAAGCTACCACTCCCCCGTGGCGGGCGGGCTTACAGAACAATTGATCGTGCCAGAAGCGCACTGAGTTGTTACCTAGCAATTGACTGGCGGTCATAACAAAAGCTGGGTTCCACAAAATATCGTGAAAACCTGGTTTGATTCGCCAGTGACCCAACGAATGAAACAGCGTGGTATTTGGGTCGGCCGATTCGTTAGAATGAAACTCGTAAAATAGCGAGTGCCCCGGATGATTGGGGTCGGTAAGCTCTTCCAGTTCATCCCTAAGCGCATCTACTTGCCAATCTTCTAGCAGTTTGATATTAGATAAATAGCCATTTTCCTGAAAGAACGCTACCTGCTCATCGCTCAACCGATACTGTTCCCACTCTTCGGGAGTTTGAGGCTGGTTGAATAGATCAGATACTAAATGGTGAACGTTAGATAGGTCTTGAACAGTAGTGGCTGGCATAGCATTGATTATTTATCAAGTTGAAGATACCAATACTTCCTAAGAAATCAAGCCAAAATATCTTTCACCACGTGTCCGTGAACGTCCGTTAGGCGATAACGTCGTCCCTGATGCTTAAAAGTAAGCTGTTCGTGGTCAATACCCATTAAGTGCAGTAGGGTAGCCTGGAAATCGTGGACATGAACGCCGTTGCTGGCTACGTTGTAGCTAAATTCATCGGTTTCGCCGTAGACCATTCCGGGTTTTACCCCAGCACCCGCCATCCACATGGTAAAGCAACCCGGATGGTGATCGCGCCCGTAGTTATCTTTGGTCAACCGCCCCTGCGAGAAGCTGGTTCGCCCAAATTCTCCTCCCCACACAACTAGGGTGTCTTCTAATAAACCACGCTGCTTTAAATCTTTAATTAATCCGGCGGTAGCCTGATCGGTACTTAACGCCTGACGTTTGATACCTTTCGGAAGTTCGCCATGTTGATCCCAGCCCATGTGGTAGAGCTGAATGAATTTCACATCTCGTTCGGCTAGTCGGCGCGCCAGAAGGCAGTTAGCGGCGTAGGTGCCGGGTTTACGCGCATCCTCTCCGTACAATTCGTAAACGTGATCGGGTTCCTTGCCTACTTCCACTGCTTCAGGTACCGAGGTTTGCATCCGATACGCCATTTCGTACTGAGTAATCTTGGAGTGGATCTCCGGGTCGCCCCATAGACCGTACTGATGCTCGTTCATCTCCTTAATGTAATCCAGTGCTCGGCGACGATCGTCTTGATGCACTCCGTAGGGATTGTTGAGATAAAGAACCGGGTCTTTACCCGAGCGAAACTGTACACCTTGGTGGTGAGAAGCCAAAAAACCATTGCCCCAGGCAGCCGAACTCAGCGGTTGGGCTCCGCCTCCCTTAGAAATAAGAACAATAAAGTGAGGCAGATTTTCATTATCTGAACCCAAACCGTAGCTTAGCCAGGAACCAATGCTGGGACGACCACTAAGCTGAGAACCCGTTTGCACAAACATGACCGCTGGCTCGTGATTAATGGCTTCGGTGTACATAGATTTGATAATGCACATCTCATCTACCACTTGCGAAGTGTACGGAAATAACTCACTCACCCAAGCTCCCGACTGACCGTACTGCTTAAAATCGTAGATTGATTTTACCAACGGAAAGGTAGACTGTCCAGTAACCATTCCCGAATTACGCTGAGTGCCTTTTACCGAATCGGGAATCTCCTGTCCGTGCCACTTGGCTAATTCTGGTTTATAGTCGAAAGTCTCAATTTGAGATGGTCCACCACTTTGAAACAGGTAGATCACCCGTTTGGCTTTCGCTGGAAAATGTGGCCCGGGAATGATGCCGCCGGAGGTAGCTGATTTAGCTAATGCGTCAGCGGGGTTTAATAAGTTTCCTAACGCTAGAGCACCAAACCCTAAGCTACCTTGCTTCAAAAAATCTCGGCGGGATTGCCGTTGTTGTATGCGCTTTATTTCTTCCATAATGCTATTGTCGGGTATACGCCTCGTTAGTATTCATAATAGCGTTAGAAACCGTAGCCAACGCTGCCACCTGAACGTTAGGTAAGGACTGGTTTCGCTCGTACTCTCCTATGCTCAAATAAGCCTGGGCATCCTGCGGATCATCTTCAAATCGGTTAACTTCCTTTTGGTAAAACTCCGTAAGCATACTCATTTCCTGCTCGTCGGGACTTCGTCCGGTAATTAGCCGGAATGCTTGCTCCAGTTGTTGGGTTGAGCCTTGCTGGTTCTTCTCGATCAATCGTTCGGCTAACACACGGGAGGCTTCTAAGTACTGAGGGGCATTTAGTAAAACCAAGGCTTGCAACGGAGTACTAGTGGTACGTCGACGTACCGTACAAACGCCGCGTTCGGGAGCATCAAAAATTAGCATGGACGGTGGCGGAGCTGTTCTCTTCCAAATAGTGTATAAGCTACGTCGGTATAGTCCGTCACCTGGTTCTTGTAAGTACTGATAGCGCCAACCTTTGTTGCTTAGCTCATCCCACAATCCGGCGGGTTGGTAAGGGTAGACGCTGGTGCCACCAATGGTATCTACCAATAGCCCACTAATTGCCAAAGCATTGTCGCGGATCATCTCGGCCGAAAGACGGAAGCGAGGACCTCGTGCCAGTAGTACGTTTTCTTTATCCATCTCAGCTAACTCAGGAGTGACGACCGAACTTTGACGGTAGGTTGATGACATCACTATCTGCTTGTGTAATGCTTTAGTATCCCAACCCGATTCCACAAAGGTGACCGCTAACCAGTCCAGTAGTTCTGGGTGAGAAGGCAAATCGCCCTGATTACCGAAGTCTTCAGCACTTTTAACTAGCCCCTGTCCAAAGTGCATTTGCCAGATACGATTTACGTACACCCGGGCAGTGAGCGGATTTTCTTCATCAAACAGCCACTTGGTAAGTCCCAGGCGATTTTTGGGAAACTCCTCATCGTAAGATAGTACCGCTTCGGGTATACCCGGTTCTACTTCGGTAGAGCGGGCATCGTATAACCCTCGATCCAAAATATAAGTGGGGCGAGGTTCTTCTAAGTCCCCCATTACCATAATCTCAGGGATCTCATTTACCACAGTGTTAATCCTCACTCGGTGTTGGTGCAAACTATCTCGCAGCATTTCGGCTTGCTCGTCTAACTGCGCCCAGTAGTATTCCTGCACAAGCGACTCTTCTTGATTTATCGCCTCCGTAGCATCATCAGGACTGTGCGAGTACAATACTTCCAGCCTGGTGAGTGCTCGATCGTACACTTTGATCTCATCAATACCGCCATTCTTGAAGGGAATAATGTGGGTTCGTTGTCCTAAAGTAAATCCATTAAAACCGTAAGTATGGATATTAGGCTCGTAGAGAATACCTTTGTACAGATTGTCTTGGTCAATACTGGCTGAAACAGGTTGTCCGTTTATGTAGAGATTAACTCCTTCCGCCTGACTGGAACCATCGTAAGTAATTGTTACCTGTGACCATTCTTTGGCGGGCAATGCCTCCTGAGTGGTGAGCTGAATGCTGTTGTAAGGCCAAGAGTGAGCCATGATAAATTGCAAGCGATTATCGGTCAGGTGAAGCGAGTAACCTTTGTAACCCAGCCGTAAATCTTCGCAGTGGTAGAACACTCCTATTTCTTTATAAGTCGTATCAGGATGTAGCCAAAGTGAGACAGAGAACGGCTCAGTGCGTTCGTACCAACCTACTTTTTCGCCTAGTTGTACGGAGTTATAATCACTGATGAAAAAAGCGTTTCCTTTTTTTCCTTCCTTGATGATAGGTTCTTTCAAAGTAGCGGGTTTACTTCTATCAACTAGGTTAGGCGAAGTGAATGCATCATCGTTGGGCTGAATCTGATCAAACGGATAGTGGGCTACTAAACCCTGATTAATTCGTCGCCGCAAGCCAGCTTTGGTGAGCTTAGTATTTGCTTTCCAGTTTTGGTACTGCTCGTCAGGCGATGTTTTTCGTTGATCCAATTTGGTCTCGAAGTGCTCAATTTTCTGGCTGACGAATTGAATGATGTCTTCTTGTTCTTCATTGCTAAGCAGTAACGAGGGACCAGGGGTTTGGTCAGGCCCATATACCGGAGTGCCGATCTCGCGGGTACTGTTAAAAAAACCTGAAACTTCGTAGAAGTCCTGCTGACTAATGGGGTCGTACTTGTGATCGTGGCAGCGGGCGCATTCCAGCGAAAGCCCCATAAAAACCTGCCCAACTGTTCCCACCCGGTCGGCAATATACTCCTGTCGGTATTCTTCAAATACAATGCCCGCCTCAGAGTTTTTCTTATGCAGACGGTTGAAGGCAGTAGCCAGAATACTTTCCTGCGTAGGATTGGGAATAAGGTCACCCGCCAATTGCCAGGTAGCAAACTGATTGTAAGGCATATTTTCGTTGAAGACTTTAATTACCCAATCGCGCCAGGGTGAAAAGTTCCGGTGCTTATCGTCTAGGTAGCCGTCGCTATCGGCGTAGCGGGCAGCATCCATCCAGTTGGCTGCCATTCGTTCTCCGTAAGCGGGTGATTGCAGTAGTCGGTCAACTACTTTTTCGTAGGAATCAGGCGAGTCGTCAGCCAGAAAATGGTCAATTTCTTCTAGCGTCGGTGGCAATCCAGTCAGGTCGAAGCTTAACCGTCGGATGAGTGTTTCTTTATCTGCTTTCTGAGATGGAGTAAGCTTCTCCCGCTCTAATCGAGCCAGCACAAAATGATCGATGGGGGAGCTAGGCCATTCTTCATTCTCAATAGTCGGTAGCTCCGGTTTCTCTGGTTTGATAAATGCCCAATGCGGTTTATAGTCGGCTCCCTGCTCAATCCACTTGGTAAGAATAGCTTTTTCCTCTATCGTAAGTTGTAGGTGAGATTCGGGAGGAGGCATTACAAAGTCGGGATCATCGGAAATGATACGGTGATAAACTGCACTTTTTCCCAGTTTGCCTGGTACAATCGCGTGTCCTTCGCCCGATGCCAAGGCAGCAAATGCTGCTTTGGGAGTATCTAGTCGTAAATCAGCTTCTTGATTTTCCTTGTCGGGGCCGTGGCAGGCGTAGCAACGGTCGGAAAGAATAGGTTTGACGTGAAAATTAAAATCAACTACATCTGGTAGTTTCCTCTCAGCCTCTACAATCTGCGCTGGCTTGTCCGCACCGCAGCGAACGAACAGCATCGCGAACAAGCCGAATGTGAGAAATAATAGTGGAGTATATAAACGTAGTTTGAGTAAGTGCATAGTCTTTCTTTCACCCTTGCAAAAAACGGGGTTACGCTAATATAATAAACTCTGATGGCAGATGGTAGGTTGAAAAAACCGTTTTATTAACTGTTAACAGAACGAACCTTTCATTTTACCTATTTGGTTGATTGGTTTTAGCTATTTTATGATATTGCAAGGGTGAATGAGCAACAACGCCTACTCCGATTACTCAAGCTGATTGCCCTGCTATCTTCCCCCTTGCGACGGACGGTGCGGCAGTATGCTGACCTACTGGAAGTAAATAAAACTACTATTTACCGCTACTTTCGCACGATTGAGGAAGCGGGCTACGCGCTGCTGTTAGACGATCAAAACCAATACTACTTAGATCGGAGTACAGTTCGCAGTCGTCATCCTGAATTACACTTTAGTGAAGAAGAGGCACAAGTACTGGGCGACTTAGTGCGGAGCTACGACTCGCCTATTCAGCAGGATTTGCTCAACAAGATTTACACGCACTCTACTTTAACCGAACTGGCTGATAGCCTAGCCGATGCTCAGCAATCGGTGCGTTACCGCATTCTCAAAGAAGCTATTCGGGAAGAACGGCAGGTAATTTTGCGGCAATACGTCTCCATGAATAGCCAGCAAATTGGTGACCGCCGGGTAGAGCCCATCGGCTTTCTGCATCGGGATACTTTGGTGGAAGCGTATGATGTGGAGAAAAAAGCAATGCGCCACTTTCGGATCGAACGAATTGCCGAAGTAAAGCGTTGCCAAACCTACTTCCAGCATAAAGGTGAGCACCGTCATAGTCAGACCGACCCTTTCCGGGTGGCTAACTTACAGTCTGTTGACGTTACCGTAAAACTTACTCCCACCGCTGCTCAGCAAATGAAGGAGCTATACCCGGCTACCGAGCCCTATTTACAGCAGCAAGGTGATTCAACCATTTTTTCAGCACCTGTCAATCGTGAATTCAAACTAATTGATCGCTTGCTTTTGAGCTTATGCGATGAAGTGCAAGTTGTATCCCCACCCCAGCTCCGCGAGCATTTGCAGACTTTCTGGAAGCGTAATACTATCTGAGGAGACCGGAGACCGGAGACCGGAGACCGGAGACCGGAGACCGGAGACCGGAGACCGGAGACCGGAGACCGGAATTTCAAGATTGAAAGCTAGAGGTCAAAATGATAGTAGATTTTTTTTGATTATGCTTCCTAGTATCATCCAATACGATACTCGAGTTCCTTAATTTCGGATTCCGGTTTCCCGTCTCCGGTCTCCATAAAAAGTTTTTTTCCAGTTGCAGAGGGTGCAACTCCGGGGTCGTATTCTTGTCATAGATTGATTTAACAGAACATATTATGCAGAAATTAACAATTTATGACCGCACATTTTTCGGAGAGCAGGTAGGAGAGGTTCAGATTATTGTAGGTAACAAAGTCACTACCGTGCGAGAGATTATCAACGCTCGGGTAGAAGCAGAAGTAAGTAGCTACAACCAACGCCAAGCCCATTATTTTCAGGGGTTAGTGCAGCCTACCGGAGCCGAGCAAACTCTTAACGGTTTTCGGCTTAAGAGATGTCAAAAAATTGACCCTGAACAGCATACCTATTTAGCGCTAGATAGCTTTCTGAAAAACCAGTACTTCGTTCTGATTGACGACGTACAGGCTGAATCGCTCGACCAGGAAGTTACCCTTCATTCCGAAACCAAGATTAGCTTTTTAAAACTGACTCCTTTAGTCGGCGGATAATTTTATAGAACACTGATAGACAGAGCTTTCTTCATTATCCACTATCCATTTTCAATTAAAAAAAAATCATGGCAATACAGACTTTACGTAAGATATTCTTTGGTAACTTTATACTTAAAGGCCACTCAGAACTACAATCATTACTGAATCAGATAGATCAGGAAAAGCGGACGAAGACTGATTACGGGTGGATGTGGATAGACCGAGATCTTTCAGAAACCTCTACTTATCAGCAGATAAAGGCGAAAAACCCGGCTGAGAAGCGAGAGTTAGTATTAGAACTAGTGGCTATGCTGCCTAAGCTGAAAAGCCGACTGGCCCGACGGAGCTCTTATAGATCTAGTGATCCGGATATTAGCTTGGAAAGGATGGGAAGTCTACTGCTAGAACGGCTTATCCGGCAGAAATTAGATTTACGGGAAGATGATTTTATCTTTCTACTTAATACCTACGCTAACGTTCCAGACCGAGCCTACTATCACTTGAATTGTTGGCCGGTAGGGTATACTGTAAAACAGTTAGAACGTTTCGCATCTAACAATCTACTCAGCCCTGACTTTCAAGCTTTCCTTACTCAATATATTCAGCAAGCGGATTTTGACCAAAAGCGGTACTACTGGGGGTCTAACTTACCGCAAGTTAAACTAAAGATAGAAACATTATTGCATCGAGCTCGAAGCGGTAATGCCACAGTTCCTCCATTAGTATTGAGCGAACAAGACAGCTTTGGGAGGTTAGTCAACCAATCGGTAAACAGCCTTTCTGGCAAAATGCGTCCCCACTATTACGAACTACTTCACTTGGCGGCGACGGCTTCGGGTGCTAAGCCTACCAAAAAATATAGTAAAGCGATAGAGAAAATTGTGGAAGCAACCGGGGCAATTCACCTTCGGGAGACAGTAAGAACGTGGCTGGCTTTTTTGATTAGCATGGATAATATTGAAGAAGAATATCATCAGACTTGGCAAAACCGAACATATACTTACACTACCCATATTTTTCTTCAGCACCAGAACGCTACCATTGCCAAAGGGCTGGTTTGGTCATTAGTACAAGTTAGCAATCCGATAACGTTGGTGACGATTGGGCAATTGGCTGAGCGGGCTTTTCGGAAGATACCGGGAGTCGGGGCAACGGCGATGGCGTTAGGTAATGCCTGCCTTTATCTGCTGGCGCATTCTGAAGGTACCGAAGGAGTAGCCTACCTTTCAGGCTTGAAGACTAAAATGTCACAAAATAATATCCGCCAACGGATACAGCAGTGTATTGAACAGAAATCAGTGCAGTTGGGAATTAGTCCGCATGAAGTAGAGGAAATGGTGGTGCCTCATTACGACCTTACAGCGGGTAGAAAAGAGATTATATTCGATGATTATACACTAGAGGTTTCTATTCAGGGCATTGGTAAGATTAACCAAGTTTGGCGGAAGTCTGATGGTTCAACGCAAAAATCAGTACCCAGTTTTGTGAAGCAATCTACAGTGCATCAGTCCCGCCTAACTGCCGTCCGGGCTGAAATCAAGGAAATCAAAAAGAATTTGACAACGCAGCGAGACCGGATTGATCGATCGTATGTGCAGAACCGGAGTTGGGCTTACGAAAAATTCTGCCAGTACTACCTTCACCACGGGTTAGTGGGTTGGCTAGCCCAACGACTTATTTGGTCATTTGAACTTGGCGAACAAACTATTCCGGCTATCTGGCGCAATAACCATTGGGAAGATGTGGATGGGAATCCATTGAACGGAATCAATGATATTACTCGGGTTACTCTTTGGCACCCAATTCAATCTAAAACGGAGGAGGTATTGGCGTGGCGTGAGCGACTGGAGCATTTAGAGATACAGCAGCCTCTGAAGCAGGCTTACCGAGAGATTTACTTGCTAACCGATGCTGAAGTAAATACCCGCTTCTACAGCAACCGGATGGCGGCGCATATTCTGAAGCAACACCAACTTAATGCCCTGGCGGGAGTTAGAGGTTGGAAGTACAGTTTAATGGGAGCTTTTGACGACGGGCGCGACCGGGCTGAAGTAGCTATTAATCTACCAGATCATAACCTGCAAGCTTCTTTCTGGATTAACGAAATGCTGAGTGAAGAGGCCATGAACGATACGGGAATCTGGCTTTACGTGGCTACCGATCAGGTACGCTTCACCCAAGATGATAAAGTGCTCAATCTCATTGATGTTCCTCCTTTGATCTTTTCCGAGATTATGCGGGATGTGGATTTATTCGTGGGGGTAACCAGCGTAGGTAATGATCCGCAGTGGCAAGACAATGGAGGTACTCCTCAGTTTCGCGAGTACTGGACAACCTATTCATTTGGTAACCTGAGTGAGGTAGCCAAAACCCGTAAGGCAGTTTTGGAGAAAGTATTACCTCGGTTGAAGATCAGTAAAGTAGCCAGCATTGATGGGAAGTTCTTGAAGGTAAAAGGAACGTATAAGACCTACAAAATTCACATTGGTAGCACCAATATTTTGATGGAGCCTAACGATCAGTATCTGTGCATTGTCCCGTCGCGTGGTTCGGCTTCCAGTGCTGATAAGTTGTTTTTACCCTTTGAAGGTGACCGAGGCTTCGCGATTTTACTCAGTAAGGCATTTTTACTAGCTGAAGATCATAAGATTACCGATCCGACGATCCTCAGCCAGTTAGGAAAATAAATACTGCCCCTCACTTCTTAATCAAGCCCTGCCTAAGGAATTAGACAGGGCTTTTCTCATTCTTTTAGGCTAAAATATCCTTTACTATGTGACCGTGAACATCGGTTAACCGAAATCTTCTTCCCTGATGTTTGAACGTTAAGCGCTCGTGGTCGATACCCATCAGGTGCAGCAGCGTAGCCTGAAAATCGTGCACGTGTACGGGATCTTTGACGATATTATAGCCAAACTCATCAGTTTCACCGTAGCTGAAACCAGATTTTACTCCGCCCCCGGCCATCCAGACAGTGAAGCAGCGCGGATGGTGATCGCGCCCGTAGTTGTCCTTGGTTAGTTTTCCTTGAGAGTAGTTGGTTCGTCCGAATTCACCGCCCCAAACCACCAGCGTATCTTCTAAGAGTCCTCGTTGTTTTAAGTCCTTCACCAGAGCGGCCGAAGCCTGATCGGTATTTTTACATTGATGCTTAATACCGCCCGGAAGGTTTCCGTGCTGGTCCCAACCCTGGTGGTAGAGTTGGACGAACTTGACATCGCGCTCAATTAGCCTTCTCGCCAACAGGCAGTTGGCGGCATACGTACCGGGGTCTCGAGCATCTGGGCCGTACATATCAAATACCCAATCAGGTTCATCGCGCATGTCGGTCACTTCCGGTACGGAGGTTTGCATCCGAAACGCCATTTCGTACTGGGCAATCCGATTAAGAATTTCGGGATCGCCGTAGGCTTCATACTGCAATTCGTTTAGCTGATGCAAATAGTCTAACATTTGCGCCCGATCTTGGTGATGAAATCCGTTAGGGTCGTTAAGAAACAATACCGGGTCTTTTCCCGAACGGAACTGTACCCCTTGGTGGGTTGACGGCAAAAAAGCATTGCCCCACAGTCGGGCGTACAGCGGTTGCCCCCCGGCATTTTTAGAAACTAGTACGATGAACGCCGGAAGGTTCTCATTATCGGACCCTAAACCGTAGCTCAGCCACGAACCAATACTGGGCCGTCCGGCCTGCTGCGAACCGGTCTGAAAAAAAGTAATAGCCGGATCGTGGTTGATGGCTTCGGTATGCAGCGACCGAATAAAACAAAGGTCGTCTACCACCTCCGCCGTATACGGCATCAGCTCACTTACGGGGGCACCGCTGTTGCCGTACTGAGAGAATGTAAATTGAGAACCAGCCAACGGGAGCGATGACTGTCCGGCACTCATCCCGGTGAGTCGCTGCCCTTTTCGCACGCTATCGGGCAATTCTTCACCATTCATCTTTTCTAGCAGTGGCTTATGGTCGAAGGTCTCAAACTGGGAGGGACCACCACTTTGAAAGAGGTAAATCACCCGCTTGGCTTTAGGCGCAAAATGGGGGGCACCCAACACTCCGCCCGAAACCTGCGGGGAAGCTGAGAAGCCACTCGTTGGGTTGAGCATCGCTCCTAAGGCGAAAGCACCCAATCCCATACCGGACTTGCGGAGAAACTCCCTTCGGTTAAAATGATCGGATATTTTATCTAAATGATTCATGGTTTATCGTTTCATAACGGTGGCATCCGCATTCATTACAGTACTCGCTACCACCGTATACGCTGCCAATGCTTGCTTATCGATGCATGGTTCCGCTTCAAACTCCCCGGTGGCTAGCCAGCCCGTCATTTTCTCAGGACTTTCCTGAAAATCGTTCTTCTGTTTGCGGTAGAAAGTGTTTAGCACGGTCAATTCTTGTTCGCTAGGAAACTTCGCCGTAAGGCTCCGGTATAGATTCGTAAGTCGGGTCTTGTGATTGCTTTCTGTCGTCAGCACCTTCGCAGCTAGTGCCCGGCTGGCTTCTACAAACTGCGGATCATTCAACAGTACTAATGATTGCAGCGGAGTGCTGGTTTTCTGGCGGGTAACTTCGCAGTAACTGCGGGTGGGAGCGTCAAAGGTGTTCATAGACGGTGGAGGTACGGTTCTCTTCCACAACGTATACAGGCTACGGCGGTACAGTTTCTCTCCGGTGTCGGGCACGTAGCTGGCTCCACTAATTTTCCATAGCCCATCGGGCTGATAAGGTTTTACGCTTTCTCCTCCGATTTTATCAACCAGCAAACCGCTAGCGTGTAGCACATTGTCGCGTAGCATTTCGGCGGTAAGCCGAAGAGAAGGCCCGCGGGATATAAGTTTATTGTCATAATCTTTCTCCAATAGCTCTTGTGGGGTTTGAGAAGATTGCCGATAGGTCGCTGATAGTACAATCATCTTCTGCATCGCCTTAATGTCCCAGCCCGATTCCACAAAACGAATAGCCAGCCAGTCGAGCAGTTCAGGATGGGTAGGCAGTTCGCCCTGATTACCAAAATCGGCTGCCGAGCTTACAATACCTCGGCCAAAGTAGGATTGCCAGTAGCGGTTTACAATTACCCGGGCGGTGAGCGGGTTGTGCTCAGAAAATAGCCATTGGGCTAATCCCAATCGGTTTTGGGGCAAAGTGTCAGGAAAAGTTAGTATGCTCTCGGGAGTTGCCGGGTGCACCTCTTCACTCGGAGCATCGTAGGCACCACGATCCAGGAGGAAAGTAGGGCGAGGCTCTTCTAACTCATCCATCACCATAATTTCGGGCACGGATTCTACCAACGCGTTTTGCTCAGTTCTCAAC
This region of Tunicatimonas pelagia genomic DNA includes:
- a CDS encoding phytanoyl-CoA dioxygenase family protein; the encoded protein is MPATTVQDLSNVHHLVSDLFNQPQTPEEWEQYRLSDEQVAFFQENGYLSNIKLLEDWQVDALRDELEELTDPNHPGHSLFYEFHSNESADPNTTLFHSLGHWRIKPGFHDILWNPAFVMTASQLLGNNSVRFWHDQLFCKPARHGGVVAWHQDYSYWTRTIPMQHLTCWVGLDDASTENGCLYYVPGSHRWGLLDKPELAGDMEGLMDYLTEEQKGEFKPVPIEMKRGHGSFHHPLTVHGSYANHSERSRRAFVLNVFADGTQSDTDEELLAGVPPVRKGEKMQSQFFPLLYRA
- a CDS encoding DUF1501 domain-containing protein; this translates as MEEIKRIQQRQSRRDFLKQGSLGFGALALGNLLNPADALAKSATSGGIIPGPHFPAKAKRVIYLFQSGGPSQIETFDYKPELAKWHGQEIPDSVKGTQRNSGMVTGQSTFPLVKSIYDFKQYGQSGAWVSELFPYTSQVVDEMCIIKSMYTEAINHEPAVMFVQTGSQLSGRPSIGSWLSYGLGSDNENLPHFIVLISKGGGAQPLSSAAWGNGFLASHHQGVQFRSGKDPVLYLNNPYGVHQDDRRRALDYIKEMNEHQYGLWGDPEIHSKITQYEMAYRMQTSVPEAVEVGKEPDHVYELYGEDARKPGTYAANCLLARRLAERDVKFIQLYHMGWDQHGELPKGIKRQALSTDQATAGLIKDLKQRGLLEDTLVVWGGEFGRTSFSQGRLTKDNYGRDHHPGCFTMWMAGAGVKPGMVYGETDEFSYNVASNGVHVHDFQATLLHLMGIDHEQLTFKHQGRRYRLTDVHGHVVKDILA
- a CDS encoding DUF1553 domain-containing protein, with translation MHLLKLRLYTPLLFLTFGLFAMLFVRCGADKPAQIVEAERKLPDVVDFNFHVKPILSDRCYACHGPDKENQEADLRLDTPKAAFAALASGEGHAIVPGKLGKSAVYHRIISDDPDFVMPPPESHLQLTIEEKAILTKWIEQGADYKPHWAFIKPEKPELPTIENEEWPSSPIDHFVLARLEREKLTPSQKADKETLIRRLSFDLTGLPPTLEEIDHFLADDSPDSYEKVVDRLLQSPAYGERMAANWMDAARYADSDGYLDDKHRNFSPWRDWVIKVFNENMPYNQFATWQLAGDLIPNPTQESILATAFNRLHKKNSEAGIVFEEYRQEYIADRVGTVGQVFMGLSLECARCHDHKYDPISQQDFYEVSGFFNSTREIGTPVYGPDQTPGPSLLLSNEEQEDIIQFVSQKIEHFETKLDQRKTSPDEQYQNWKANTKLTKAGLRRRINQGLVAHYPFDQIQPNDDAFTSPNLVDRSKPATLKEPIIKEGKKGNAFFISDYNSVQLGEKVGWYERTEPFSVSLWLHPDTTYKEIGVFYHCEDLRLGYKGYSLHLTDNRLQFIMAHSWPYNSIQLTTQEALPAKEWSQVTITYDGSSQAEGVNLYINGQPVSASIDQDNLYKGILYEPNIHTYGFNGFTLGQRTHIIPFKNGGIDEIKVYDRALTRLEVLYSHSPDDATEAINQEESLVQEYYWAQLDEQAEMLRDSLHQHRVRINTVVNEIPEIMVMGDLEEPRPTYILDRGLYDARSTEVEPGIPEAVLSYDEEFPKNRLGLTKWLFDEENPLTARVYVNRIWQMHFGQGLVKSAEDFGNQGDLPSHPELLDWLAVTFVESGWDTKALHKQIVMSSTYRQSSVVTPELAEMDKENVLLARGPRFRLSAEMIRDNALAISGLLVDTIGGTSVYPYQPAGLWDELSNKGWRYQYLQEPGDGLYRRSLYTIWKRTAPPPSMLIFDAPERGVCTVRRRTTSTPLQALVLLNAPQYLEASRVLAERLIEKNQQGSTQQLEQAFRLITGRSPDEQEMSMLTEFYQKEVNRFEDDPQDAQAYLSIGEYERNQSLPNVQVAALATVSNAIMNTNEAYTRQ
- a CDS encoding helix-turn-helix transcriptional regulator, with the translated sequence MNEQQRLLRLLKLIALLSSPLRRTVRQYADLLEVNKTTIYRYFRTIEEAGYALLLDDQNQYYLDRSTVRSRHPELHFSEEEAQVLGDLVRSYDSPIQQDLLNKIYTHSTLTELADSLADAQQSVRYRILKEAIREERQVILRQYVSMNSQQIGDRRVEPIGFLHRDTLVEAYDVEKKAMRHFRIERIAEVKRCQTYFQHKGEHRHSQTDPFRVANLQSVDVTVKLTPTAAQQMKELYPATEPYLQQQGDSTIFSAPVNREFKLIDRLLLSLCDEVQVVSPPQLREHLQTFWKRNTI
- a CDS encoding DUF4132 domain-containing protein produces the protein MAIQTLRKIFFGNFILKGHSELQSLLNQIDQEKRTKTDYGWMWIDRDLSETSTYQQIKAKNPAEKRELVLELVAMLPKLKSRLARRSSYRSSDPDISLERMGSLLLERLIRQKLDLREDDFIFLLNTYANVPDRAYYHLNCWPVGYTVKQLERFASNNLLSPDFQAFLTQYIQQADFDQKRYYWGSNLPQVKLKIETLLHRARSGNATVPPLVLSEQDSFGRLVNQSVNSLSGKMRPHYYELLHLAATASGAKPTKKYSKAIEKIVEATGAIHLRETVRTWLAFLISMDNIEEEYHQTWQNRTYTYTTHIFLQHQNATIAKGLVWSLVQVSNPITLVTIGQLAERAFRKIPGVGATAMALGNACLYLLAHSEGTEGVAYLSGLKTKMSQNNIRQRIQQCIEQKSVQLGISPHEVEEMVVPHYDLTAGRKEIIFDDYTLEVSIQGIGKINQVWRKSDGSTQKSVPSFVKQSTVHQSRLTAVRAEIKEIKKNLTTQRDRIDRSYVQNRSWAYEKFCQYYLHHGLVGWLAQRLIWSFELGEQTIPAIWRNNHWEDVDGNPLNGINDITRVTLWHPIQSKTEEVLAWRERLEHLEIQQPLKQAYREIYLLTDAEVNTRFYSNRMAAHILKQHQLNALAGVRGWKYSLMGAFDDGRDRAEVAINLPDHNLQASFWINEMLSEEAMNDTGIWLYVATDQVRFTQDDKVLNLIDVPPLIFSEIMRDVDLFVGVTSVGNDPQWQDNGGTPQFREYWTTYSFGNLSEVAKTRKAVLEKVLPRLKISKVASIDGKFLKVKGTYKTYKIHIGSTNILMEPNDQYLCIVPSRGSASSADKLFLPFEGDRGFAILLSKAFLLAEDHKITDPTILSQLGK